Proteins from a genomic interval of Symmachiella macrocystis:
- the rpsT gene encoding 30S ribosomal protein S20 codes for MPNLKSQKKRLRQDDKRRSRNRIARSSLRSVIKGFRTAAVGDNAEEKQEKFRLAVKKLDQAAAKNLIHKNAAARMKSRLSKLL; via the coding sequence ATGCCCAATCTGAAGAGCCAAAAGAAACGACTGCGACAAGACGACAAGCGCCGTTCACGCAACCGCATCGCCCGGTCATCGCTCCGATCGGTGATTAAGGGATTTCGCACCGCCGCTGTGGGTGACAATGCCGAGGAGAAGCAAGAGAAGTTTCGCCTGGCTGTCAAAAAGTTGGATCAAGCCGCTGCCAAAAACCTGATCCACAAAAATGCCGCCGCTCGGATGAAATCGCGATTGAGCAAACTGCTCTAA
- a CDS encoding HD domain-containing protein, which translates to MIRDFTSESLSHDPLHGYIPFIAKSGLPTGEVAEQEIIDHPWVQRLRQIHQLQTARWVFPSAEHTRFPHSLGAMHLASQTMERWYDSLCESCPETPSAGYVHSLVRMAALLHDVGHGPFGHFFDDHFLSQFSLTHEDLGVAVIEQEFAELLKKIRRSPFGALGDDEQLDPAHVAWLIRRPRPDHPQDNDHPLWLRHLRSLFSGIYTVDNMDFVLRDSYMSGYNTRAFDISRLIHYSFFTPAGLTIHPRGLPTLINFIEVRANLFRTIYFHRAVRGLDVALEEIFTESMQQLFPANPLDDLDRYRRFTEFSLMVDVERWGDAADADLRRLGESWRRLFRRDVAWKVAAERIRYFHAGLSERMTIFSEPEVLLRRVREKMPPESRDANLKIDVARHYHRPSTRLPAGGQNYLFNPATGESRELADSQLFAEVPLSSAVCRIYADDRRHHAAVDAALNSVLGDAGDALTNM; encoded by the coding sequence GTGATACGCGATTTTACCAGCGAAAGCCTCTCCCACGACCCTCTGCACGGGTACATCCCCTTCATCGCCAAATCCGGTTTGCCGACGGGCGAAGTCGCCGAGCAAGAGATCATCGACCACCCGTGGGTGCAGCGACTGCGACAGATTCATCAATTGCAGACCGCGCGTTGGGTGTTTCCCTCAGCCGAACACACCCGTTTCCCGCACTCCTTAGGAGCCATGCACCTCGCATCGCAGACAATGGAGCGCTGGTATGATTCTTTATGCGAATCGTGCCCGGAGACGCCTTCGGCCGGATATGTGCATAGCTTGGTCCGTATGGCGGCACTGTTGCACGATGTGGGCCATGGCCCGTTCGGGCATTTTTTCGACGACCATTTTCTGTCACAGTTTTCGCTGACCCACGAAGATTTGGGTGTGGCGGTGATTGAACAGGAATTCGCCGAATTGCTCAAAAAAATCCGTCGTAGCCCGTTCGGCGCATTGGGAGATGACGAACAACTCGACCCGGCGCACGTTGCCTGGCTCATACGCCGCCCGCGCCCCGATCACCCGCAAGACAACGACCACCCCTTGTGGTTGCGACATTTACGAAGCCTGTTTAGCGGCATCTACACGGTCGACAACATGGATTTTGTGCTCCGCGACAGTTACATGTCCGGCTACAACACGCGAGCCTTCGATATCTCGCGATTGATTCACTACAGCTTTTTCACCCCCGCCGGCCTGACCATCCATCCGCGGGGACTGCCGACGTTGATCAATTTTATCGAAGTCCGCGCGAATCTGTTTCGCACGATCTATTTTCATCGTGCAGTCCGCGGACTCGATGTCGCCCTGGAGGAGATCTTCACGGAAAGTATGCAGCAACTCTTCCCGGCCAATCCGCTGGACGATCTGGACCGCTACCGGCGGTTTACGGAGTTTTCGCTGATGGTCGACGTCGAACGTTGGGGGGACGCCGCGGATGCGGACCTGCGACGGTTGGGGGAAAGTTGGCGGCGGCTCTTCCGGCGAGATGTCGCTTGGAAGGTTGCAGCGGAACGCATTCGTTATTTTCACGCCGGCCTGTCGGAACGGATGACAATTTTTTCCGAACCGGAGGTGTTGTTGCGCCGCGTCCGTGAAAAAATGCCGCCCGAGTCGCGCGACGCCAACCTGAAGATCGACGTCGCTCGTCACTACCATCGCCCGAGCACACGCTTACCCGCCGGTGGACAAAATTATCTCTTCAATCCCGCAACGGGCGAATCCCGCGAACTGGCCGACTCACAATTGTTTGCCGAAGTTCCACTCAGCTCAGCGGTGTGTCGCATTTATGCCGATGATCGTCGACACCATGCCGCTGTCGATGCCGCTCTGAATAGCGTACTTGGCGATGCCGGTGACGCGCTGACCAATATGTGA
- a CDS encoding VanZ family protein: MTPALRRIAVLLVVVAVVLLLPLPRASRAMHALYDLGHAPLFGVLSVMLFWWGRKKLPHNDLIAAILVWGTVAILGIAAEYVQGFLGRYPSWQDVAANLLGSAAFLIWAISWHWKYRVLRIAAFAVGVACLVAAWRAPAIELADALIQQRELPMLGSFERRLEFSRWQWSGENCVLGQAKRWASDGEMSMAIRFKPAKYPSFSLYWPVEDWSPYQGLTFDILLTGAEPLPLIIKIEDVDHNGETNDRFHRAILLQPGLNSPRIRLADVAIAPHGRTLDLRRIKRMQFYTVNLQSPRVLFLDNVRLLP; encoded by the coding sequence ATGACGCCTGCTCTTCGCCGCATCGCCGTATTGCTGGTGGTGGTCGCCGTCGTATTGCTCTTGCCGTTACCCCGCGCGAGCCGTGCAATGCATGCCTTGTATGACTTGGGGCACGCGCCGCTATTCGGCGTGTTATCGGTCATGCTGTTTTGGTGGGGGCGAAAAAAGCTGCCGCACAACGACCTCATTGCGGCAATTCTGGTTTGGGGTACTGTGGCTATTTTGGGCATCGCCGCGGAATACGTGCAGGGCTTTCTCGGACGATATCCCAGTTGGCAAGATGTGGCTGCCAATCTATTGGGGTCGGCAGCGTTTTTGATTTGGGCCATCTCTTGGCATTGGAAATACCGCGTCCTGCGGATAGCGGCGTTCGCAGTCGGCGTTGCCTGTCTGGTCGCTGCTTGGCGCGCGCCGGCCATCGAATTGGCCGACGCGCTGATTCAACAGCGCGAATTGCCCATGCTGGGGTCATTTGAACGCCGGTTGGAATTCTCGCGATGGCAATGGTCGGGCGAGAATTGTGTGTTGGGACAGGCGAAGCGTTGGGCCAGCGATGGAGAAATGAGCATGGCCATCAGATTCAAACCGGCCAAGTATCCTTCGTTCAGCCTGTATTGGCCGGTCGAGGATTGGTCGCCTTATCAGGGGCTGACGTTTGACATTCTGCTCACCGGTGCGGAACCGTTGCCGTTGATCATTAAAATCGAGGATGTCGATCACAACGGCGAAACCAACGATCGGTTCCACCGCGCGATACTACTTCAGCCGGGCCTGAATTCACCGCGGATTCGGTTAGCGGACGTAGCCATTGCCCCGCACGGTCGGACGTTGGATTTGCGTCGCATTAAGCGGATGCAATTTTATACCGTGAATTTGCAATCACCGCGCGTGCTCTTTCTGGATAACGTCCGCCTGCTCCCGTGA
- a CDS encoding lipopolysaccharide kinase InaA family protein, with the protein MRCGDTHWQIRSDLQQELLDANGLRRRDWEQQQRVEVIKTGAHREVICLDTASGRFYIKHYKVAGVKPFLQNVIRPAKAVLEQRMAARVRALGIPTFETVAWAETRSGGFVWDNYLITREIPGTQPLDGFLRTQFAAMSSAAASSFRRRLAVELGRFTGKLHDAGIVHRDFHAGNILIRDQPAAPVQLWLIDLHCAHIQKSLGLEAAQQNLAMLHQFFATRTTRADRYRFFRAYCAQRGLSGSVKSLARDVQACCSRRAQRHWRRKDRKWRQGTRHLVKLRVGSQQGRGLTVLGREVLRDICAQPEHIFAAATAWYKQSPKRRVAAVAIPTIPQYPRLFWKSLKLRGILPLLSQWLGRSSVRRAWENGHALLRRDIATPKPLLFVESAQGLDVRQYLLTESIPDSTTLFDWHHDHLVRLEPRQRRAIVRRLTVALAGQLRWLHTCGFEHRDLKSKNILVSQNENDDRTWLLDLEAIRRWPRVPQDRMLQNLTRLNVSSTFLSEIQLSDRLRFLRNYLGSRYFHEWKSTWQKIEARTGRKIDKNRTNGRPLS; encoded by the coding sequence GTGCGATGCGGTGACACGCATTGGCAGATTCGTAGCGATCTGCAGCAGGAGTTGTTGGATGCCAACGGGTTGCGGCGGCGCGATTGGGAACAACAACAGCGGGTGGAAGTGATTAAGACCGGCGCCCATCGCGAAGTGATTTGCCTCGACACCGCGTCGGGACGGTTTTACATCAAACATTACAAAGTCGCCGGCGTAAAACCGTTTTTGCAAAACGTGATCCGCCCCGCCAAGGCGGTGTTGGAACAACGTATGGCGGCGCGGGTGCGAGCGCTTGGTATTCCGACGTTCGAGACGGTCGCTTGGGCGGAAACGCGCAGCGGCGGTTTTGTGTGGGACAACTATCTGATCACGCGAGAAATCCCCGGTACCCAGCCGCTCGATGGTTTCCTGCGCACGCAATTTGCCGCAATGTCATCAGCCGCTGCATCCTCATTTCGCCGCAGACTGGCGGTGGAGCTGGGACGATTCACCGGAAAACTCCATGACGCCGGCATTGTCCACCGAGATTTTCACGCGGGAAATATTCTGATCCGCGACCAACCGGCGGCGCCGGTTCAGTTGTGGCTCATCGACCTGCATTGCGCGCATATTCAAAAATCGTTGGGACTGGAAGCCGCGCAACAAAACTTGGCGATGCTGCACCAGTTCTTCGCCACCCGCACCACGCGAGCCGATCGATATCGGTTCTTTCGTGCCTATTGCGCACAGCGAGGACTTTCCGGTTCGGTCAAATCGCTGGCCCGTGATGTGCAAGCCTGTTGTTCGCGCCGCGCGCAGCGGCATTGGCGCCGAAAGGATCGCAAATGGCGGCAGGGGACACGGCATCTCGTCAAACTGCGCGTCGGCTCCCAACAGGGGCGCGGCTTGACGGTCTTGGGACGCGAAGTCCTGCGCGACATCTGCGCACAACCGGAGCACATCTTTGCCGCCGCCACAGCTTGGTACAAGCAATCACCGAAGCGCCGCGTGGCCGCTGTTGCCATTCCCACGATTCCTCAATACCCGCGTTTGTTTTGGAAAAGCCTGAAACTCCGCGGGATCCTGCCGCTGTTGTCACAATGGCTCGGACGATCGAGCGTGCGCCGCGCCTGGGAAAACGGACACGCACTATTGCGGCGCGATATCGCCACCCCTAAACCACTGTTGTTTGTGGAATCGGCACAGGGGTTGGATGTGCGGCAATACCTGCTCACCGAATCGATTCCCGACTCGACCACGCTGTTCGACTGGCATCACGATCACCTGGTGCGGCTTGAGCCGCGGCAACGACGCGCGATCGTTCGTCGCCTGACCGTCGCGTTGGCTGGCCAATTGAGATGGCTGCATACATGCGGCTTTGAACATCGTGATCTCAAATCCAAAAACATACTTGTGTCTCAAAACGAAAATGATGATCGCACCTGGCTGCTCGATCTTGAGGCAATCCGCCGTTGGCCCCGCGTTCCACAGGACCGCATGCTGCAAAACCTGACACGGCTGAATGTTTCGTCGACCTTTCTGTCGGAAATCCAATTGAGCGACCGATTGAGATTCCTACGTAATTATCTTGGTTCGCGGTATTTCCATGAATGGAAATCGACTTGGCAAAAGATTGAGGCTCGAACTGGACGAAAAATTGATAAGAACCGTACAAACGGAAGACCGTTAAGTTGA
- a CDS encoding DUF1570 domain-containing protein has protein sequence MSSLQDHRPVTPMRATATTCRFQQDLRRLPTVWLCGMALILLAGCHSAGSGNGISKLMGKRENDGGLPQRHSVAAEQLIVMSDLKLGAKHPLVEELKVLREQVHEKLQLPEDETGEKVTVYLFSNEMEYRKYIEETYPGLPFRRAYFIGTPDKLAVYTFWGDKIREDLRHEFTHGLLHASLQTVPLWLDEGLAEYFEVPGVEPGTVNNEYAVRLARAVQSGWRPDIRRLERLEKVEQMHRADYRESWAWVHFMLHSTPDGKQVLLDYLQSLHETSSPDLLSTSLVAALPQADARFLNYVATLNTYRDWLSTPSQEQFTGTKRRETVSRANAP, from the coding sequence TTGAGTTCACTGCAAGATCACCGGCCCGTAACCCCAATGCGGGCCACAGCGACGACCTGCCGATTCCAGCAGGACTTGCGGCGATTGCCAACGGTCTGGTTGTGTGGCATGGCGTTGATTTTGCTCGCCGGTTGCCACTCCGCTGGCAGCGGCAACGGCATCTCTAAATTGATGGGAAAGCGGGAGAACGATGGCGGACTGCCACAACGCCATTCCGTCGCCGCTGAACAGTTGATCGTAATGAGCGATCTCAAATTGGGTGCCAAGCATCCGCTTGTGGAAGAGCTGAAAGTGCTTCGCGAGCAGGTTCACGAAAAACTACAGCTCCCAGAGGACGAAACGGGCGAAAAGGTCACTGTCTACTTGTTTTCCAACGAGATGGAATATCGCAAGTACATCGAAGAGACCTATCCCGGACTGCCGTTCCGTCGCGCCTATTTCATCGGGACCCCGGATAAACTGGCCGTCTATACGTTTTGGGGCGACAAAATCCGCGAGGACTTACGGCATGAATTCACACATGGACTGCTGCACGCCTCGCTGCAGACCGTGCCGCTGTGGTTAGACGAAGGGCTTGCCGAATACTTTGAAGTTCCTGGAGTCGAACCGGGCACCGTGAACAATGAGTACGCCGTCCGTTTGGCGCGAGCCGTACAGAGTGGTTGGCGCCCCGATATCCGCCGGCTGGAACGGCTGGAAAAAGTCGAACAAATGCATCGCGCCGACTATCGCGAATCCTGGGCTTGGGTGCATTTCATGCTGCATAGCACTCCCGACGGCAAACAAGTGTTGTTGGACTACCTCCAAAGTCTGCACGAGACCAGCAGCCCCGATTTACTAAGCACGTCGCTGGTTGCCGCATTGCCCCAAGCCGATGCGCGATTCCTCAACTACGTGGCGACGCTCAATACCTATCGCGATTGGCTGTCGACACCGTCGCAGGAGCAATTTACCGGCACCAAGCGCCGCGAAACAGTCTCCCGCGCCAACGCCCCGTAG
- the cobA gene encoding uroporphyrinogen-III C-methyltransferase, translated as MASSGKVYLVGAGPGDPGLITLKALKCLSQADFVLYDGLVNPLLLLNTSADTERTCRSHTAYGRMLNQTEINQRLIDEARSGKTVVRLKGGDPFIFGRGGEEAEALRTAGIDYEIVPGVTAATGASAYAGVSLTHRKWASAVAFVTGHEDPAKTDSLLDYTALAAFPGTLVFYMGLHRLEEIARRLIEFGKSPATPAIVISQGTTSRQQSVTAPLTDLPVAVRQAELRAPSLIVVGDCVLQRETIQWFEQRPLLGRRIGIPRPLAQALPVVQQANDLGADCLLMPTIDILPPEDWTAVDDAISRLADYDWLIFTSANGVEYFLSRLRETGGDMRDLGGLKLATIGPATAAALETFHLTADLVPPEFRAESLAATLAPHVQGQRLLWARASRGRDVLPQTLHSAGATVDEVVTYQNVDVDSFDPQVVEVLDRGEVDWIALSSPSIARQLSQLVGPEALDHIGKTIRLASISPVTTAAAQEVGLTIHTEARDYTWPGLFTSIQEYESAR; from the coding sequence ATGGCCAGCAGCGGCAAAGTATATTTAGTGGGCGCCGGCCCTGGTGATCCCGGCCTAATCACGCTCAAAGCGTTAAAATGCCTGTCTCAGGCTGATTTTGTGCTCTACGACGGGTTGGTCAATCCACTATTATTGCTCAACACTTCGGCCGACACCGAGCGCACGTGCCGTTCCCACACCGCGTACGGCCGCATGCTCAACCAGACGGAAATTAATCAACGACTGATTGATGAAGCGCGGTCGGGAAAAACCGTCGTCCGTCTCAAGGGCGGGGATCCCTTCATATTTGGCCGTGGCGGAGAAGAGGCCGAAGCTCTCCGGACTGCGGGAATTGACTACGAAATTGTGCCGGGCGTGACCGCCGCCACCGGCGCCAGTGCCTATGCCGGGGTCTCGTTGACACACCGCAAATGGGCCTCTGCCGTCGCCTTTGTGACTGGACATGAAGATCCGGCCAAGACAGATTCCCTGCTCGATTACACAGCCTTGGCCGCGTTTCCTGGTACGTTGGTGTTCTATATGGGATTGCATCGACTGGAGGAGATCGCCCGCAGGCTGATCGAATTCGGCAAGTCCCCCGCAACGCCCGCGATCGTCATCAGCCAGGGAACTACGTCCCGCCAACAGAGCGTGACGGCGCCGCTCACCGATTTGCCAGTAGCGGTTCGCCAAGCGGAACTGCGGGCGCCTTCGTTGATCGTGGTGGGAGACTGCGTTCTTCAGCGGGAAACCATTCAATGGTTCGAGCAGCGCCCGCTGTTGGGCCGCCGCATTGGCATTCCGCGTCCATTGGCACAGGCATTGCCCGTGGTTCAACAAGCCAATGATCTCGGCGCCGACTGCCTATTGATGCCGACAATCGATATTCTGCCGCCTGAGGATTGGACCGCTGTCGATGATGCCATTTCGCGATTGGCCGACTACGACTGGTTGATATTCACCAGCGCGAACGGCGTTGAGTATTTCTTGTCCCGCCTGCGTGAAACCGGCGGCGATATGCGCGATTTGGGCGGGCTGAAGCTGGCAACCATCGGACCGGCCACGGCAGCGGCGCTGGAAACGTTTCACCTCACAGCGGACCTGGTGCCGCCGGAGTTTCGCGCGGAGTCCCTGGCCGCGACGCTGGCACCGCATGTTCAAGGCCAACGACTGTTGTGGGCACGGGCGAGTCGTGGCCGTGATGTACTGCCACAGACGCTCCATAGCGCGGGAGCAACGGTGGACGAGGTTGTGACCTATCAAAATGTGGATGTGGACAGCTTCGATCCGCAGGTCGTCGAGGTCCTTGATCGCGGCGAAGTGGATTGGATCGCTTTGAGCAGCCCTTCGATCGCTCGCCAGCTCAGTCAACTGGTTGGCCCCGAGGCGCTAGACCATATTGGAAAGACGATTCGTTTGGCGAGCATCAGTCCGGTGACAACCGCGGCTGCGCAGGAAGTCGGATTGACGATCCATACGGAAGCGCGTGATTACACCTGGCCGGGGCTATTCACGTCCATTCAAGAATATGAATCTGCAAGATAA
- a CDS encoding NYN domain-containing protein, with protein sequence MAREFLIIDGYNLMHAAGMARPSYGPGDLERCRNRLLRFLKSVLSPELRRRTTIVFDAWEPPPGRSSIYTVAGMTVLFAEAPGEADAAIEQLIAAHSAPKQVTVISGDRRLQQAASRRKSRFIDSEAWYTLWEHRQPQEETLPSPSPKQDPNLSDQEVDYWLDIFGDIEDAAITENGPTESSLKDQDRSESGLRDDDRKGDDLGDDPQQGLPDIIDDDFLE encoded by the coding sequence ATGGCGCGAGAGTTCCTGATCATCGACGGCTATAACTTGATGCACGCGGCCGGCATGGCCCGCCCGAGCTATGGTCCGGGCGACTTAGAGCGGTGCCGGAACCGGCTTCTGCGATTTCTCAAGTCTGTGCTCTCGCCCGAACTTCGCCGTCGAACCACGATCGTCTTCGACGCTTGGGAACCGCCACCCGGTCGGTCTTCGATCTACACCGTCGCCGGCATGACTGTGCTATTCGCCGAGGCGCCGGGTGAGGCTGACGCCGCGATTGAACAACTGATTGCGGCACACTCCGCCCCGAAACAGGTCACCGTCATCTCGGGCGACCGCCGTTTGCAACAAGCCGCCTCACGACGCAAATCACGTTTCATCGACAGCGAGGCGTGGTACACCCTCTGGGAACACCGTCAGCCGCAAGAGGAGACGCTGCCTTCTCCTTCCCCCAAACAGGATCCCAATCTTAGCGATCAGGAAGTGGATTATTGGCTGGACATTTTCGGCGACATCGAAGACGCAGCGATCACGGAGAACGGCCCCACAGAAAGCAGCCTCAAAGACCAAGACCGCAGTGAAAGCGGCCTCAGGGACGATGACCGCAAAGGCGACGACCTCGGCGACGACCCTCAGCAAGGTCTGCCCGATATCATCGACGACGATTTCTTGGAATGA
- a CDS encoding TrkH family potassium uptake protein: MSTEIPPSNIPLAVARQRTRRASRVLAAERVMQVVGVVSIVLHRSSRQWESMTDLPLGIATLLIMLVFAVGLGLRYYWAVSHKSFVAENRVSLGVVALWLLGVLITLVFGGGSEGRFGTINDISEAAIFLRTGVGFVILVRWISSGGRNPAFILVASFLVLVAVGTILLMLPRARAEVGQGGAPFHVALFTATSASCVTGLILVDTGTYWSATGQTIILCLFQIGGLGIMTCGSLFALVSARRMQVRETAFLADMLETENTGALRKLMISIVLFTATAELIGAASLWGLWPDLPWHERAFHSVFHSVSAFCNAGFALMPDSFSSMQTRWQIWAAVPALIIVGGLGFAAMADLGRVFRWRIANRTRAGSVNVPHGRMRLGNTSWLVGVTTLGLLAWGTCGFYLLESGAMMQELTVGEQASASWFQSVTFRTAGFNTVDLADLQPGTKFFGIMMMFVGASPGSTGGGIKTVSFALSILAVVALLRGREQIELRGRTIPQSIVKRSLMIVAMGIFCVLTTTLLIVVIENQPEYFLDHLFEATSAFATVGVSTIDTSSLRIPSQFVIILTMFVGRVGPLTLIVGLASSGNDGRYSYPEERVLLG; this comes from the coding sequence ATGTCTACGGAAATCCCTCCTTCAAACATCCCCCTGGCCGTCGCTCGTCAACGCACCCGCCGCGCCTCGCGCGTGCTGGCTGCCGAACGCGTGATGCAGGTTGTGGGGGTTGTCTCCATCGTATTGCACCGCAGTTCGCGCCAGTGGGAGTCGATGACCGATCTTCCGTTGGGAATTGCAACACTGTTGATCATGCTGGTTTTTGCAGTCGGTTTGGGCTTGCGGTACTACTGGGCCGTGAGTCATAAGTCCTTCGTGGCGGAAAATCGCGTGTCACTCGGCGTCGTTGCTTTGTGGTTGTTGGGTGTTCTGATCACGTTGGTTTTTGGTGGTGGCAGTGAGGGGCGTTTCGGCACAATCAACGATATCAGTGAAGCGGCTATTTTTCTGCGGACGGGCGTCGGTTTTGTGATCCTGGTCCGTTGGATATCCTCCGGTGGTCGCAATCCCGCTTTTATTTTGGTCGCTTCGTTCCTCGTGCTGGTGGCGGTGGGGACCATTCTGTTGATGCTGCCCCGCGCTCGCGCCGAGGTAGGGCAGGGGGGCGCGCCGTTTCATGTGGCGTTGTTCACAGCGACCAGTGCCAGTTGTGTGACTGGATTGATTCTGGTCGACACCGGCACCTATTGGAGTGCGACTGGTCAAACCATCATTCTCTGTTTGTTCCAAATCGGCGGACTGGGGATCATGACCTGCGGTTCGCTGTTCGCCCTGGTCTCAGCGCGGCGCATGCAAGTCCGTGAAACCGCTTTTTTGGCCGATATGCTGGAGACTGAGAATACCGGCGCGCTGCGCAAATTGATGATTTCCATTGTCCTGTTTACCGCTACGGCAGAATTGATCGGGGCGGCCTCCTTGTGGGGACTTTGGCCCGATTTGCCTTGGCACGAACGGGCCTTCCACTCGGTGTTTCATTCCGTCAGCGCATTTTGTAATGCCGGCTTCGCCTTGATGCCGGATAGTTTTTCCAGCATGCAAACCCGTTGGCAGATCTGGGCCGCGGTTCCGGCATTGATCATTGTGGGGGGCTTGGGTTTTGCAGCAATGGCCGATTTGGGACGCGTTTTTCGCTGGCGAATAGCAAACCGTACCCGCGCCGGCAGTGTGAATGTGCCGCACGGGCGGATGCGTTTGGGGAATACCTCTTGGTTAGTCGGCGTGACAACCTTGGGCTTGTTGGCTTGGGGAACCTGTGGGTTCTATCTGTTGGAGTCCGGCGCAATGATGCAGGAATTGACTGTGGGCGAACAGGCTTCCGCTTCGTGGTTTCAGTCTGTCACTTTTCGAACGGCTGGGTTCAATACGGTCGACCTAGCCGATCTGCAGCCGGGAACCAAATTCTTTGGGATTATGATGATGTTCGTCGGAGCGTCCCCCGGTTCAACCGGCGGCGGAATCAAAACCGTTTCGTTCGCGCTCAGTATATTAGCAGTGGTTGCGCTACTCCGCGGGCGTGAACAAATCGAATTGCGGGGCCGTACCATTCCGCAGTCGATCGTCAAACGCTCATTGATGATCGTTGCGATGGGAATCTTTTGCGTGCTGACAACCACGCTTTTGATCGTGGTGATCGAAAACCAGCCGGAGTATTTTTTGGATCATCTCTTCGAAGCAACCAGCGCATTTGCCACGGTCGGGGTCTCGACGATCGACACCTCTTCCCTGCGGATCCCCTCGCAATTCGTGATCATCTTGACGATGTTCGTGGGACGGGTGGGACCGTTGACGTTGATCGTGGGACTAGCCAGTAGCGGAAACGACGGCCGGTACTCCTATCCTGAAGAGCGGGTCTTGCTTGGTTGA
- a CDS encoding tetratricopeptide repeat protein: MAMDKNKIAGDCWKRGTEALGKQNWDYAIEMFRQAVRLVPDNKLYRETLRGAAEKKYKNNGSGARMANAKLMGLRTKLKKARMMKDWESVDKLAEDGFAINPWDGQLNHDLGDACAARGEAATDAGDDSLASGFQSIAVFSYQRALEATPGNRALLRALALQYEARQNYRQAIECWEKIRRMDPHDAESRSKCSQLAAQSTINEANFDDAQSTKDVMADHEVASRIKSGQQQADGPGMSLEADLQRAIRKEPENKDNYLKIADYYERAGKLAEAVEMLNTALKLSNNDPNIREKLEDIELSQANKNVVHAKELANKENTEANVKRARELETNYVKREVQILTQREQRYPSDMRVKLELAIRLMRFAKWQKAIPLLQKAATDTRVRGEALVRLGMCFNKDNKPQLAQHQLEQAITEVDHESNPKMYKEMLYLLGTICEKSDEVDSAIKSYSMLLAVDYGYRDAVKRLENLQSRPKR, translated from the coding sequence ATGGCAATGGACAAAAACAAGATTGCGGGTGACTGCTGGAAACGCGGCACCGAGGCGCTTGGAAAGCAAAATTGGGACTATGCCATCGAGATGTTTCGCCAAGCGGTTCGGCTGGTGCCTGACAACAAACTGTATCGCGAAACGTTACGGGGCGCCGCGGAAAAAAAGTACAAGAATAACGGCTCCGGCGCGCGAATGGCCAACGCTAAGTTAATGGGTCTGCGCACAAAGCTCAAAAAAGCCCGCATGATGAAAGACTGGGAGTCCGTCGACAAGTTGGCCGAAGATGGTTTTGCGATCAATCCTTGGGACGGCCAGTTGAACCATGATCTGGGTGATGCCTGTGCGGCCCGCGGTGAAGCGGCCACCGATGCCGGCGATGATAGTTTGGCTTCAGGTTTTCAGTCGATTGCCGTTTTTTCGTACCAGCGGGCACTTGAAGCGACTCCGGGGAACAGAGCGCTACTGCGTGCATTGGCCCTGCAATACGAGGCGCGGCAGAACTATCGGCAAGCGATCGAATGCTGGGAGAAAATCCGTCGGATGGACCCGCACGATGCGGAATCGCGTTCTAAGTGCAGTCAACTTGCAGCCCAATCGACAATTAATGAAGCCAATTTCGACGACGCACAAAGCACCAAAGACGTCATGGCGGATCACGAAGTCGCCAGCCGGATCAAGAGTGGCCAGCAACAGGCCGATGGACCGGGCATGTCTCTCGAAGCCGATTTGCAACGCGCGATCCGCAAAGAACCCGAAAACAAAGACAATTACCTCAAAATTGCGGACTACTACGAACGCGCCGGCAAACTGGCCGAAGCAGTAGAAATGCTCAATACCGCATTGAAGTTATCCAACAACGATCCCAACATCCGCGAGAAACTCGAGGACATCGAGCTTTCGCAAGCTAATAAAAACGTGGTCCATGCGAAGGAACTTGCCAACAAGGAGAATACGGAAGCGAACGTGAAGCGTGCCAGAGAACTCGAAACCAATTATGTGAAGCGCGAAGTCCAAATTCTCACCCAACGCGAGCAACGCTACCCGTCCGATATGCGAGTCAAATTGGAACTCGCGATCCGCTTGATGCGATTTGCAAAATGGCAAAAAGCGATTCCCTTGCTGCAAAAAGCGGCCACCGACACGCGGGTCCGTGGAGAAGCACTGGTTCGGTTGGGAATGTGCTTTAACAAAGACAACAAACCGCAACTGGCCCAACACCAACTGGAACAGGCGATCACCGAGGTCGACCACGAGTCCAACCCCAAAATGTATAAGGAGATGCTCTACCTCTTGGGGACCATTTGTGAGAAAAGCGACGAAGTTGACTCTGCCATCAAATCTTACAGCATGTTGCTGGCCGTCGATTATGGTTACCGAGATGCGGTCAAACGCCTAGAAAACCTGCAATCGCGGCCCAAACGCTAG